One genomic segment of Bacteroidetes bacterium GWF2_43_63 includes these proteins:
- a CDS encoding phosphoribosylglycinamide formyltransferase — MKNISVWASGSGSNAENLINYFSAHPHIRIGHIICNNAEAGVTERAKRLGVECFVFPRKDFREGDAVLNKLLEQKTDYVVLSGFLQMVPSNIINRFSEAIINIHPALLPDFGGKGMYGQRVHEAVIAAGKMESGITIHVVDEIYDHGKTIMQKHCPVLPADTPEALAARVHELEYKWFPVAVEDYILNR; from the coding sequence ATGAAAAATATTTCCGTCTGGGCTTCGGGAAGTGGCTCCAATGCAGAGAATCTGATCAACTATTTTTCAGCACATCCACATATCCGCATCGGACACATCATTTGCAACAACGCTGAAGCCGGAGTGACAGAGCGGGCCAAAAGACTAGGTGTTGAATGTTTTGTATTTCCACGCAAAGATTTTCGCGAAGGCGATGCTGTTTTGAATAAGCTTTTGGAGCAGAAAACGGATTATGTTGTGCTTTCCGGTTTTTTACAAATGGTTCCATCCAATATTATCAACCGCTTTTCTGAAGCCATTATCAATATACATCCTGCCTTATTGCCTGATTTCGGCGGTAAGGGAATGTATGGACAACGTGTGCATGAAGCCGTGATTGCTGCAGGAAAAATGGAATCCGGAATAACAATACATGTGGTGGACGAAATCTATGATCACGGAAAAACCATTATGCAAAAACATTGTCCGGTGCTGCCCGCCGACACACCCGAAGCGCTTGCCGCGCGCGTTCACGAACTCGAATACAAGTGGTTTCCTGTCGCTGTTGAAGATTATATTCTCAACCGCTAG
- a CDS encoding glycosyl transferase — protein sequence MKISLSVVIITFNEERNIGRCIDSVRDIADDIVVVDSFSKDRTKEICLEKGVRFIEHAFEGHIQQKNWAITQAAYPHVLSLDADEAPDEILRENIRKVKENFDADGYTMNRLTNYCGHWVRHCGWYPDQKLRLVDRRNGQWNGLNPHDRYEMASGSVIKHLPGDLLHYSYYNREDHLKQIQKFTDILAKSMFEAGRRTSWPGIIFATIFKFIRDYFLKLGMLDGKAGFTISWLSAGASFKKYHKLLLLQKNKTT from the coding sequence ATGAAAATCAGTCTGTCGGTTGTCATTATCACTTTCAATGAGGAGCGGAATATTGGCCGCTGCATTGATTCGGTGCGCGACATAGCCGACGACATTGTTGTAGTTGACTCATTTTCGAAAGACCGCACCAAAGAAATCTGCCTTGAAAAAGGCGTGCGTTTTATTGAACATGCTTTTGAAGGACATATTCAGCAGAAAAACTGGGCCATCACGCAGGCCGCATATCCACACGTTCTTTCGCTCGATGCCGACGAAGCCCCTGATGAAATCCTCCGCGAAAACATCCGTAAAGTCAAAGAAAATTTCGATGCCGACGGATACACCATGAACCGACTGACAAATTACTGCGGGCATTGGGTGCGACATTGCGGCTGGTATCCCGACCAAAAGCTGCGATTGGTTGACCGACGCAATGGCCAGTGGAACGGACTGAACCCGCATGACCGATATGAAATGGCAAGCGGATCTGTCATAAAACATTTGCCCGGCGATCTGCTGCATTACAGCTATTACAACCGCGAAGATCATCTGAAACAAATTCAGAAATTTACCGATATACTTGCCAAATCTATGTTTGAAGCAGGTCGCAGAACGTCCTGGCCTGGAATTATCTTTGCAACCATCTTTAAATTTATACGCGATTATTTTCTCAAACTCGGCATGCTCGACGGCAAAGCAGGGTTCACCATTTCGTGGTTGTCGGCCGGAGCTTCGTTCAAAAAATATCACAAGCTGCTGCTGCTACAGAAAAACAAAACCACATGA